From the genome of Hymenobacter sp. PAMC 26628, one region includes:
- a CDS encoding glycoside hydrolase family 43 protein, with product MKHTLLLAGLLAASAPTWAQRAPAKLAQAAGNPIFPGWYADPEAAIFGNQYWIYPTYSAVPGFVYQPAEAVADRVSYAQQVFLDAFSSPDLVHWTKHPRVLDTASVKWARRAVWAPAIAAQGGKYYLFFGANDIQNNQQRGGIGVAVADNPAGPFKDYLGHPLVDKFYNGAQPIDQFVFKDADGKHYLVYGGWAHCNIAQLKEDFTGFVPFADGTTFKSITPPGYVEGPVLFRRQGKYYFMWSEGDWTGPDYSVAYAVGDSPFGPFQRAGKVLQQDLKVGTGAGHHSVIQVPGTERWYIAYHRHPLGDAEGNHREVCLDEMHFDKNGRILPIKMTNQGVAAQPLKR from the coding sequence ATGAAACACACCCTTTTGCTCGCCGGCCTGCTGGCCGCCAGCGCCCCCACCTGGGCCCAACGGGCCCCCGCCAAACTTGCCCAAGCGGCCGGCAACCCCATCTTCCCCGGCTGGTACGCCGACCCGGAGGCGGCCATTTTTGGAAACCAGTACTGGATTTACCCCACCTATTCGGCCGTGCCGGGCTTTGTGTACCAGCCGGCCGAGGCGGTGGCCGACCGCGTTTCGTACGCCCAGCAGGTGTTCCTGGACGCGTTTTCGTCGCCTGACTTGGTGCACTGGACCAAGCACCCGCGCGTGCTCGACACGGCCAGCGTGAAGTGGGCCCGCCGGGCCGTGTGGGCCCCCGCCATCGCGGCGCAGGGCGGCAAGTACTACCTGTTTTTTGGGGCCAACGACATCCAGAACAACCAGCAGCGCGGCGGCATTGGGGTGGCCGTGGCCGATAACCCGGCCGGCCCGTTCAAGGATTACCTCGGCCACCCGCTGGTGGACAAATTTTACAACGGGGCCCAGCCCATCGACCAATTCGTGTTCAAGGACGCAGACGGCAAGCACTACCTCGTGTACGGCGGCTGGGCGCACTGCAACATCGCGCAGCTGAAAGAGGACTTTACCGGCTTCGTGCCCTTCGCCGACGGCACCACGTTCAAGTCTATTACGCCCCCGGGCTACGTGGAGGGCCCCGTGCTGTTCCGCCGCCAGGGCAAGTACTACTTCATGTGGAGCGAGGGCGACTGGACGGGCCCCGACTACTCGGTGGCCTACGCCGTGGGCGACTCGCCGTTCGGGCCGTTCCAGCGGGCGGGCAAAGTGTTGCAGCAAGACCTGAAAGTGGGCACTGGTGCCGGGCACCACTCGGTCATCCAGGTGCCGGGCACCGAGCGCTGGTACATTGCCTACCACCGCCATCCGCTCGGCGATGCCGAAGGCAACCACCGCGAGGTGTGCCTCGACGAAATGCATTTTGATAAAAATGGCCGCATCCTGCCCATCAAAATGACGAACCAGGGCGTGGCTGCACAGCCGCTGAAACGATGA